In a genomic window of Halobiforma lacisalsi AJ5:
- a CDS encoding uracil-xanthine permease family protein, with the protein MTDQSETSNEIRTDGGDVSREEASFVEYGIEDKPPLGESILLGIQHYLTMIGATVAIPLVLAGAMEMPAGETARLIGTFFVVSGIATLLQTTVGNRYPIVQGGTFALLAPALAVIGALAAEGVGWQTTLLELQGAIIAAATVQVILGYVGALGKLKYYLSPVVIAPVIVLIGLSLVGVQDVTRPDQNWWLLGLTLFLIVLFSQYLDRYSRYAKLFPVLLGIVTAWVVAAILSVTGVYGPETVGYVDTGAIAEASAIQVITPLQWGMPQFTPAFAVGIFAGVLASMVESLGDYYAVARIAGVGAPSEKRINHGIGMEGIGNIIAGIMGTGNGSTSYGENIGAIGITGVASRYVVQIGAIVMLIVGFVGYFGALITTIPSPIVGALYIAMFGQIAAIGLSNLRYVDLDASRNVFIIGIALFLGLSVPQYMDNVGGAAEFQQIAADAALVGPVLGQPLIADTIFVIGSTTMAVGGIIAFVLDNTVRGTRDERGLTQWEQLAEDEEEFVTFFESMRSSDEPTPVDRAD; encoded by the coding sequence ATGACTGACCAAAGCGAGACTTCGAACGAGATTCGGACGGACGGCGGGGACGTATCCCGCGAGGAGGCGTCGTTCGTCGAGTACGGCATCGAGGACAAACCACCGCTCGGTGAATCGATACTGCTTGGCATCCAGCACTACCTGACGATGATCGGCGCGACGGTCGCGATCCCGCTCGTGCTCGCGGGCGCGATGGAGATGCCGGCCGGTGAAACGGCACGGCTTATCGGGACCTTCTTCGTCGTGTCGGGGATCGCCACGCTGTTACAGACGACGGTCGGGAACCGGTACCCGATCGTGCAGGGCGGGACCTTCGCCCTGCTCGCCCCCGCACTGGCGGTGATCGGCGCGCTCGCCGCGGAGGGCGTCGGCTGGCAAACGACCCTGCTCGAGTTACAGGGGGCGATCATCGCCGCCGCGACGGTCCAGGTCATCCTGGGCTACGTCGGGGCGCTTGGCAAACTCAAGTACTACCTTTCGCCGGTCGTGATCGCGCCGGTGATCGTGCTGATCGGGTTGTCGCTGGTCGGGGTCCAGGACGTGACCCGACCCGACCAGAACTGGTGGCTGCTGGGACTGACGCTGTTCCTGATCGTGCTGTTCTCACAGTACCTCGATCGGTACAGCCGATACGCGAAACTGTTCCCGGTGCTTCTCGGAATCGTCACCGCCTGGGTCGTCGCGGCAATACTGTCAGTAACCGGTGTGTACGGACCTGAAACGGTCGGCTACGTCGACACCGGCGCGATCGCCGAAGCGTCGGCGATCCAGGTCATCACGCCGCTGCAGTGGGGGATGCCCCAGTTCACCCCGGCGTTCGCCGTCGGGATCTTCGCCGGCGTGCTCGCTTCGATGGTCGAGAGCCTCGGCGACTACTACGCCGTCGCCCGGATCGCGGGCGTGGGCGCGCCAAGCGAGAAACGGATCAACCACGGCATCGGCATGGAAGGTATCGGTAACATCATCGCCGGTATCATGGGGACCGGCAACGGGTCGACCTCCTACGGCGAGAACATCGGGGCGATCGGCATTACCGGCGTCGCCTCCCGGTACGTCGTCCAGATCGGCGCGATCGTCATGCTGATCGTCGGCTTCGTCGGCTACTTCGGGGCCCTGATCACCACGATCCCGAGCCCCATCGTCGGCGCGCTGTACATCGCCATGTTCGGACAGATCGCGGCGATCGGTCTCTCGAACCTCCGGTACGTCGATCTCGACGCCTCCCGGAACGTCTTCATCATCGGCATCGCGTTGTTCCTGGGGCTCTCGGTACCTCAGTACATGGACAACGTCGGCGGCGCGGCCGAGTTCCAGCAGATCGCCGCGGACGCGGCGCTCGTCGGACCGGTGCTCGGCCAACCGCTGATCGCCGACACCATCTTCGTGATCGGATCGACCACGATGGCCGTCGGCGGCATCATCGCGTTCGTCCTCGACAACACCGTCCGCGGGACCCGCGACGAACGCGGCCTCACCCAGTGGGAGCAACTCGCCGAAGACGAAGAGGAGTTCGTCACGTTCTTCGAGTCGATGCGCTCCTCGGACGAGCCCACTCCCGTCGACAGAGCCGACTAA
- a CDS encoding PH domain-containing protein codes for MPNRNGLDLETGERLHYRGGLRDGDEIAVTDRRVLLVRTDEVTSVPYTNVSEVTHEWIDWLLVIMSLALAAFGVYSVSENALVGLGLTAFGLWSVYRTYRDRDRIRIHTHSQAKPIDVYPEDVDRLYDELEPAIEAVKEDREPDEHGEHGERGERGEPTS; via the coding sequence ATGCCGAACCGAAACGGTCTCGACCTCGAGACGGGCGAACGTCTCCATTACCGCGGCGGGCTCCGGGACGGCGACGAAATCGCGGTGACCGACCGTCGCGTCCTCCTCGTGCGGACCGACGAGGTCACGAGCGTCCCCTACACCAACGTCAGCGAAGTTACCCACGAGTGGATCGACTGGCTGCTGGTCATCATGAGCCTCGCACTCGCGGCGTTCGGCGTCTACTCGGTGTCGGAGAACGCCCTCGTCGGGCTCGGACTGACGGCGTTCGGTCTCTGGAGCGTCTATCGAACCTACCGCGACCGGGACCGGATCCGCATTCACACCCACAGCCAGGCGAAACCGATCGACGTCTATCCGGAAGACGTCGACCGACTCTACGACGAACTCGAGCCGGCGATCGAGGCGGTCAAGGAGGACCGCGAGCCGGACGAGCACGGCGAGCACGGTGAGCGCGGTGAGCGCGGCGAGCCGACGTCCTGA
- a CDS encoding molybdopterin molybdotransferase MoeA, whose protein sequence is MSDDENDDRDDHSHADLLSLEDAIDRSLARRDALLEDRPATTVPLERIAGRILAEDVVADADRPATDRATMDGYAYAAADAEAGPLEVVDPAVYPESEPPALEPGQAVEIATGAPLPERADTVVKREDAVLEDGRLDGPDLAPGTYVYERGSNLAAGERLYAAGDRLDAADAILLRDLGRESVAVADPLSIGVQATGTEIHEGKHTDLDSPMLCNLLRAWGHDPDYEGSVPDEGDRVRERIDDLAGDHDVVVTTGGTSVGEKDHVIDALASLGEVDFHRVRLRPGKPIAIASLPDHDAVAVAVPGKPIGAYVSTALVARPLFTGERRPATLERTFGADVGLGPAGFTYAIPVTLDPDGKEANPLGHADSPLSVYEETFDPSVLSSSTRAASADGFVLTTDPLEAGERVDVVPTTALE, encoded by the coding sequence ATGTCCGACGACGAGAACGACGACCGCGACGACCACAGTCACGCGGATCTCCTGTCCCTCGAGGACGCGATCGACCGGTCGCTCGCTCGCCGCGACGCCCTTCTCGAGGATCGCCCGGCGACGACCGTTCCGCTCGAGCGAATCGCCGGCCGGATCCTTGCCGAGGACGTGGTCGCCGACGCCGACCGGCCGGCGACCGACCGGGCGACGATGGACGGCTACGCGTACGCGGCCGCCGACGCCGAGGCGGGACCGCTCGAGGTCGTCGACCCTGCCGTCTACCCCGAGAGCGAACCGCCCGCGCTCGAGCCCGGTCAGGCGGTCGAGATCGCGACCGGCGCACCGCTCCCCGAGCGGGCCGACACGGTCGTCAAACGGGAGGACGCCGTTCTCGAGGACGGCCGTCTGGACGGCCCCGACCTGGCTCCCGGCACCTACGTCTACGAGCGGGGGTCGAACCTCGCGGCGGGTGAGCGCCTCTACGCGGCCGGCGACCGACTCGACGCCGCCGACGCGATCCTGTTGCGGGACCTCGGCCGCGAGTCGGTCGCGGTCGCGGACCCGCTTTCGATCGGCGTACAGGCCACCGGGACCGAGATCCACGAGGGGAAACACACGGATCTGGACTCGCCGATGCTGTGCAACCTCCTCCGGGCGTGGGGCCACGACCCCGACTACGAGGGATCGGTACCGGACGAGGGCGACCGCGTCCGGGAACGGATCGACGACCTCGCCGGCGACCACGACGTCGTCGTCACGACCGGCGGAACGAGCGTCGGCGAGAAAGACCACGTGATCGACGCGCTCGCGTCGCTCGGCGAGGTCGACTTCCACCGGGTTCGGCTGCGTCCCGGGAAACCGATCGCGATCGCGTCCCTCCCCGACCACGACGCCGTCGCCGTCGCAGTCCCCGGGAAGCCGATCGGCGCGTACGTCAGTACGGCGCTGGTCGCCCGGCCCCTTTTCACCGGCGAACGGCGGCCGGCGACCCTCGAGCGGACGTTCGGCGCGGACGTCGGCCTCGGACCTGCGGGGTTCACGTACGCGATCCCGGTCACTCTCGACCCCGATGGCAAGGAAGCGAACCCGCTCGGCCACGCCGACTCCCCGCTGTCTGTCTACGAGGAGACGTTCGATCCGAGCGTGCTCTCCTCGAGCACCCGGGCGGCGAGCGCGGACGGGTTCGTGCTCACGACCGACCCGCTCGAGGCCGGCGAGCGGGTCGACGTGGTGCCGACGACCGCCCTCGAGTGA
- a CDS encoding CaiB/BaiF CoA transferase family protein has product MTDSDRILDGIRVVDLTTFVTGGFCSLMLANQGADVVKVERPGAGDDNRHSGPPFIDGESPYFWTVNYGKKSVELNLKSEAGREALYDLVSEADVFLQNYRPGTAERLDVDEETIRSHNEDIVYCAISAFGQTGPWRERPGYDLMIQGMSGIMSVTGEEDGRPVKVGLPMTDLITAMWAAFGISNALYRRELTGEGEYIDLGMLDATLPWLTKQAGKVFAGESPSRMGTKDPVLAPYQTFETADGYINVACLNQKLWRTFCEAIDRPELADDERFETNGDRVEHMDELEAELEERLRELTTDEWMTLLVEDAGVPAGPVYEVEDALYNEQTEARGTTTTIEDPERGEIPVVEHPLNYDRADSGFESPPPQLGEHNRSVFADLGYDEDELDALEERGAFGDSA; this is encoded by the coding sequence ATGACAGACAGCGATCGGATTCTCGATGGCATTAGAGTCGTCGATCTCACGACGTTCGTCACCGGCGGGTTCTGTTCGCTGATGCTGGCGAACCAGGGTGCCGACGTCGTCAAGGTCGAACGACCCGGCGCGGGGGACGACAACCGACACTCCGGACCGCCCTTCATCGACGGCGAGTCGCCGTACTTCTGGACGGTCAACTACGGGAAGAAGAGCGTCGAACTGAACCTCAAGAGCGAGGCCGGCCGGGAGGCGCTGTACGACCTCGTGAGCGAGGCCGACGTCTTCCTGCAGAACTACCGCCCCGGAACCGCGGAACGACTCGACGTCGACGAGGAGACGATCCGCTCGCACAACGAGGACATCGTCTACTGTGCGATTTCGGCGTTCGGCCAGACCGGTCCGTGGCGGGAACGGCCCGGCTACGACCTGATGATCCAGGGGATGAGCGGCATCATGAGCGTCACCGGTGAGGAGGACGGCAGACCAGTGAAGGTCGGACTTCCGATGACCGACCTCATCACCGCGATGTGGGCCGCGTTCGGGATCTCGAACGCGCTCTACCGCCGCGAGTTGACCGGCGAGGGCGAGTACATCGACCTCGGGATGTTAGACGCCACCCTCCCGTGGCTGACCAAGCAGGCCGGAAAGGTGTTCGCCGGCGAGTCACCCTCCCGGATGGGGACGAAAGACCCCGTCCTCGCGCCCTACCAGACGTTCGAGACCGCCGACGGCTACATCAACGTCGCCTGTCTCAACCAGAAGCTCTGGCGGACGTTCTGCGAGGCGATCGACCGGCCGGAACTGGCCGACGACGAGCGCTTCGAGACCAACGGCGACCGCGTCGAGCACATGGACGAACTCGAGGCGGAACTCGAGGAGCGACTGCGCGAGTTGACGACCGACGAGTGGATGACGCTGCTCGTCGAGGACGCCGGGGTTCCAGCAGGCCCCGTCTACGAGGTCGAGGACGCCCTCTACAACGAACAGACCGAGGCCCGCGGGACCACGACGACGATCGAGGACCCCGAGCGCGGCGAGATTCCCGTCGTCGAACACCCGCTCAACTACGACCGGGCCGACAGCGGCTTCGAGTCGCCGCCGCCGCAACTGGGCGAGCACAACCGCAGCGTCTTCGCCGACCTCGGGTACGACGAGGACGAACTCGACGCCCTCGAGGAGCGGGGCGCGTTCGGCGATTCGGCATGA
- a CDS encoding thiolase family protein has product MTDVGVAGAGMTAFESESDAGALELAERAAWRALDDAGDVAPGDVTSVHVGNMAAEAFDERTGLENALCGALGVDGATADRIENTSASGASAVLRAVDAVRAGRSSVALVVGVETMSAVDTDDATELISRLVHDREYEQGLTLPSFAGLAADRYLETTGADEDALAAVAVKNHRNGAANPYAQFQREITAEEARSSPAVADPLRLYDCCPTSDGAAAIVLRAGGDDDVELAGVAGATGTHAVAERPDPLAIESVSRAGDRAFADTGLEREAVDVACIHDAFTVLELLELEELGFYDGGRAWEATLEGETALDGDLPVNPGGGLKARGHPLGATGVAQLVELTWQLRGDADARQVAGPETGLALNVGGFGNNAICTLLEAR; this is encoded by the coding sequence ATGACCGACGTCGGCGTCGCGGGAGCGGGGATGACGGCGTTCGAATCCGAGAGCGACGCCGGGGCGCTCGAACTCGCCGAACGGGCGGCCTGGCGCGCCCTCGACGACGCCGGGGACGTCGCGCCCGGGGACGTGACCTCGGTCCACGTCGGGAACATGGCCGCCGAGGCGTTCGACGAGCGAACCGGCCTCGAGAACGCGCTCTGTGGCGCGCTCGGCGTCGACGGCGCGACGGCGGACCGGATCGAGAATACGAGTGCGAGCGGGGCCAGCGCCGTCCTCCGGGCGGTCGACGCCGTCCGGGCCGGACGGTCGTCGGTCGCGCTGGTCGTCGGCGTCGAGACGATGTCGGCGGTCGACACCGACGATGCGACCGAACTCATCAGCCGGCTGGTCCACGACCGCGAGTACGAGCAAGGGCTGACGCTGCCCTCGTTCGCCGGGCTGGCGGCCGACCGCTACCTCGAGACGACCGGCGCGGACGAGGACGCGCTGGCGGCCGTCGCGGTCAAGAACCACCGCAACGGGGCTGCAAACCCCTACGCGCAGTTCCAGCGGGAGATCACGGCCGAGGAGGCACGCTCGTCGCCGGCGGTCGCGGACCCGCTGCGACTCTACGACTGCTGTCCGACCAGCGACGGGGCCGCGGCGATCGTTCTCCGGGCCGGCGGGGACGACGACGTGGAACTCGCCGGCGTCGCGGGCGCGACGGGCACCCACGCCGTCGCCGAGCGACCGGACCCGCTCGCCATCGAGAGCGTCTCGCGGGCCGGCGACCGCGCGTTCGCCGATACCGGCCTCGAGCGCGAGGCCGTCGACGTCGCCTGCATCCACGACGCGTTCACCGTCCTCGAGTTGCTCGAACTCGAGGAGCTGGGGTTCTACGACGGCGGACGGGCGTGGGAAGCGACCCTCGAGGGCGAGACGGCGCTCGACGGCGACTTACCGGTCAACCCCGGCGGTGGGCTCAAGGCCCGCGGCCACCCGCTCGGCGCGACGGGGGTCGCACAACTCGTCGAACTGACCTGGCAACTGCGTGGCGACGCCGACGCCCGGCAGGTTGCGGGCCCCGAAACCGGACTCGCGCTCAACGTCGGCGGGTTCGGCAACAACGCGATCTGTACGCTGCTCGAGGCGCGCTGA
- a CDS encoding Zn-ribbon domain-containing OB-fold protein, whose amino-acid sequence MTTTNSNSRSKTATGTGNETQPPRDVSTDRAFACPACDHRWYYTRDRCSECGSERIDTYRLETGEVLATTTVHATPPNVRSPNRLGLVRFDGVSLVAQLEGDVSTGDDVRFGECTVLRGNGDGIPGRRLEPMEPADSAE is encoded by the coding sequence ATGACCACGACGAATTCGAACTCACGATCGAAGACTGCGACAGGAACAGGGAACGAAACACAGCCCCCACGGGACGTCTCGACCGATCGCGCGTTCGCCTGTCCCGCCTGCGACCACCGCTGGTACTACACCCGCGACCGGTGCAGCGAGTGCGGGTCGGAGAGGATCGACACCTACCGCCTCGAGACGGGGGAGGTGCTCGCGACCACGACGGTCCACGCCACCCCGCCGAACGTTCGCTCACCGAACCGGCTCGGGCTCGTCCGGTTCGACGGCGTTTCCCTCGTCGCCCAGCTCGAGGGGGACGTGTCGACCGGCGACGACGTTCGCTTCGGCGAGTGTACCGTCCTCCGGGGGAACGGGGACGGGATTCCGGGTCGCCGGCTCGAGCCGATGGAACCGGCCGACTCGGCGGAGTGA
- a CDS encoding DUF4397 domain-containing protein translates to MPVSRRAALKTIGVAGGLTAASGTVFARGEHKDDERPTDGGKGSTEDDHEGRRKAPKAAVRVAHFSPDAPNVDVYVEGDRVLADVAYGDVSPYLEIAPGTYQVTITAADDPDTVAFDDQVTFGSAIYTVAAIGELEPGTFRPKVLVDAGSALVRAVHASPDAPAVDIYAGEDPLFENLAFGEETEYLAVPAGDYSLSIRPAGEPDAVASFDVSLEAGTAYSGYAIGYLNPPEGATGRDFTVELTVDGAMADE, encoded by the coding sequence ATGCCCGTATCACGACGTGCAGCGCTCAAAACGATCGGCGTCGCGGGCGGTCTCACGGCCGCCAGCGGCACCGTCTTCGCCAGAGGAGAGCACAAGGACGACGAACGACCGACGGATGGGGGGAAAGGATCCACCGAGGACGATCACGAGGGGCGGAGAAAAGCCCCGAAAGCGGCGGTTCGCGTCGCGCACTTCTCGCCGGACGCGCCGAACGTGGACGTCTACGTCGAGGGCGATCGGGTCCTCGCCGACGTCGCCTACGGGGACGTCTCGCCGTACCTCGAGATCGCCCCCGGCACGTATCAGGTCACGATCACCGCGGCCGACGATCCCGACACGGTCGCGTTCGACGACCAGGTCACGTTCGGCTCCGCGATATACACCGTCGCGGCGATCGGTGAACTCGAGCCCGGAACCTTCCGTCCCAAGGTGCTGGTCGATGCCGGTTCGGCACTCGTCCGGGCAGTCCACGCGTCGCCGGACGCGCCGGCGGTCGACATCTACGCCGGAGAGGACCCGCTGTTCGAGAACCTCGCCTTCGGCGAGGAGACGGAGTACCTCGCGGTGCCCGCTGGCGATTACTCCCTGTCGATCCGGCCGGCCGGCGAACCAGACGCCGTCGCCTCCTTCGACGTGAGTCTCGAGGCCGGAACCGCCTACTCCGGGTACGCGATCGGGTACCTCAACCCGCCGGAGGGGGCCACCGGCCGGGACTTCACCGTGGAACTGACCGTCGACGGCGCGATGGCCGACGAGTAG
- a CDS encoding DUF7553 family protein — translation MSEQLKSARDDLEQAEKTADDEVREDIRETADAFADYVVGDHAPDHAVMDQHLNDLRQLSEQVDGNTEDRLESALEAAEEYREGIDQA, via the coding sequence ATGTCCGAACAGCTCAAAAGCGCCCGCGACGATCTCGAGCAGGCGGAGAAGACGGCCGACGACGAGGTCCGGGAGGACATCCGCGAGACGGCGGACGCGTTCGCCGACTACGTCGTCGGGGACCACGCGCCCGACCACGCGGTTATGGACCAGCACCTCAACGACCTCCGACAGCTCAGCGAGCAGGTCGACGGCAACACCGAGGACCGACTCGAGAGCGCGCTCGAGGCGGCGGAGGAGTATCGAGAGGGGATCGACCAGGCCTGA
- a CDS encoding ORC1-type DNA replication protein: MADDPEEGMLSWDESVFRDEHVFEIDYVPETFKHREGQMESLTYALRPAVRGSRPLNVMVRGPPGTGKTTAIQKLFDEVGAQTSDVRTIRVNCQVNSTRYSVFSRLFEGTFEYEPPSSGISFKKLFGQIAEKLVEEDKVLVVALDDVNYLFYENEASDALYSLLRAHEEYPGAKIGVIVVSSDPALDVIDELDSRVQSVFRPEDVYFPVYDQPEIVDILAERVERGFHDGVISRDTLEYVAELTAESGDLRVGIDLLRRAGLNAEMRASRTVEREDVEDAYETSKYVNLARSLSGLTDNERTLLEVIAHNDGDQAGDVYDEFHERTGLGYTRYSEIVNKLDQLGLIEAEYADVDGRGRSRSLSLAYERDAVLERLD, translated from the coding sequence ATGGCAGACGACCCCGAGGAGGGGATGTTGTCGTGGGACGAATCCGTGTTTAGAGACGAGCACGTCTTCGAAATCGACTACGTCCCCGAGACGTTCAAACACCGCGAGGGCCAGATGGAGAGTCTCACCTACGCCCTGCGCCCGGCCGTCCGCGGCTCGCGGCCCCTGAACGTGATGGTCCGGGGGCCGCCCGGGACGGGGAAAACGACGGCGATCCAGAAGCTGTTCGACGAGGTGGGCGCCCAGACGAGCGACGTCCGCACCATTCGCGTCAACTGCCAGGTCAACTCGACGCGGTACTCGGTGTTCTCCCGGCTGTTCGAGGGCACCTTCGAGTACGAGCCGCCGTCGTCGGGCATCTCGTTCAAGAAGCTGTTCGGCCAGATCGCCGAGAAACTCGTCGAGGAGGACAAGGTACTCGTCGTCGCCCTGGACGACGTCAACTACCTCTTCTACGAGAACGAGGCCTCCGACGCGCTGTACTCGCTGTTGCGCGCCCACGAGGAGTATCCCGGCGCGAAGATCGGCGTCATCGTCGTCTCCTCGGACCCCGCCCTCGACGTCATCGACGAACTCGACTCGCGGGTCCAGAGCGTCTTCCGGCCCGAGGACGTCTACTTCCCCGTCTACGACCAGCCCGAGATCGTCGACATCCTCGCAGAACGTGTCGAACGCGGCTTCCACGACGGCGTCATCTCGCGGGATACCCTCGAGTACGTCGCCGAACTCACCGCCGAGAGCGGCGACCTCCGGGTCGGGATCGACCTGCTGCGCCGGGCCGGGTTGAACGCCGAGATGCGGGCCAGCCGCACCGTCGAACGGGAGGACGTCGAGGACGCCTACGAGACCTCGAAGTACGTCAACCTCGCTCGCAGCCTCTCGGGACTGACCGACAACGAGCGGACGCTGCTCGAGGTCATCGCGCACAACGACGGTGACCAGGCCGGCGACGTCTACGACGAGTTCCACGAGCGGACCGGCCTGGGCTACACCCGCTATTCGGAGATCGTCAACAAACTCGATCAGCTCGGCCTGATCGAGGCCGAGTACGCCGATGTCGACGGCCGCGGCCGCTCGCGGTCGCTGTCGCTGGCCTACGAGAGAGATGCCGTGCTCGAGCGACTCGACTAG
- a CDS encoding DUF1059 domain-containing protein — translation MTYQFECSEGDCEFLLRSSSDEEIDRLVRAHVRMVHGGRIDSADLERETERIERR, via the coding sequence GTGACCTACCAGTTCGAGTGTTCGGAAGGCGACTGCGAGTTCCTGTTGCGCTCGAGCAGCGACGAGGAGATCGACCGTCTCGTCCGGGCTCACGTGCGGATGGTCCACGGCGGCCGGATCGACTCGGCCGACCTCGAGCGCGAAACGGAGCGGATCGAACGCCGCTGA
- a CDS encoding ASCH domain-containing protein, producing the protein MGTIDVADLLPAERLRTAALEGEITQIHRGDPHAAEGDTFEIADTTFEIREVTERRLGDLTDEDARAEGSPDLESYKRRIERTHDTEWDNEDTAYLHRFEPVS; encoded by the coding sequence ATGGGAACTATCGACGTGGCCGACCTGCTTCCCGCCGAACGGCTCCGGACCGCGGCCCTCGAGGGCGAGATCACCCAGATCCATCGCGGCGACCCCCACGCGGCCGAGGGCGACACCTTCGAGATCGCGGACACGACGTTCGAGATCCGCGAGGTGACCGAGCGGCGACTCGGCGACCTCACCGACGAGGACGCCCGCGCGGAGGGGTCGCCGGACCTCGAGTCGTACAAACGACGGATCGAGCGCACCCACGATACGGAGTGGGACAACGAGGATACCGCCTACCTGCACCGGTTCGAACCGGTTTCGTAG
- a CDS encoding sensor histidine kinase, translating to MTRTRGGGNEEHPIQVLHQVAFDLQSADSADEVCRRTVDAAETVLEFDTCIITLAEGETLRVRAKSSGLPDDGVTPTSSIDEGISGLTYRTRESSRFDELSSVEEAEPEAAYESGLSVPIGDHGVFQAASEEPGAFSPEDLELAELLVSHAAAALDRLEYERELEQFASVVSHDLRNPLTVARGRLELARSAANDNAQPHLAEMDEALERMDSLVEKLLALARQGELVEETVPVPLRETVEDAWETVATEEATLAVSVDEGAVLEADRERLRQLLENLFRNAVEHADTDSTESVTVTVGTLPDGFYVADDGPGLPDDADDADDEVFRRGYTTSDDGTGFGLYIVQRIVHGHDWSISPTTGEDGGARFEITGVEIDRSGDARPGSPEQR from the coding sequence ATGACTCGTACCAGGGGTGGTGGGAACGAGGAGCACCCGATCCAGGTACTCCACCAGGTGGCGTTCGACCTCCAGTCGGCCGACTCCGCGGACGAGGTCTGCCGACGGACGGTCGACGCCGCCGAAACCGTTCTCGAGTTCGATACCTGTATCATCACGCTCGCCGAGGGCGAGACGCTTCGCGTCCGGGCGAAGTCGTCGGGACTACCGGACGACGGCGTCACGCCCACGAGCAGCATCGACGAGGGCATCTCGGGACTGACCTACCGGACCCGCGAGTCCTCCCGGTTCGACGAACTCTCGAGCGTCGAGGAGGCCGAACCCGAGGCCGCCTACGAGTCCGGACTCAGCGTCCCGATCGGCGACCACGGGGTCTTCCAGGCCGCTTCGGAGGAGCCAGGGGCGTTCTCCCCGGAGGACCTCGAGTTGGCCGAGTTGCTGGTTTCCCACGCGGCCGCCGCGCTCGACCGACTGGAGTACGAGCGCGAACTCGAGCAGTTCGCTAGCGTCGTCTCCCACGACCTGCGGAACCCGTTGACCGTCGCCCGCGGGCGCCTGGAACTGGCCCGCTCGGCGGCCAACGACAACGCACAGCCTCACCTCGCGGAGATGGACGAGGCCCTCGAGCGGATGGATTCGCTCGTCGAGAAATTGCTCGCGCTCGCCCGCCAGGGGGAACTCGTCGAGGAGACGGTCCCGGTCCCATTGCGGGAGACGGTCGAAGACGCCTGGGAGACGGTCGCGACGGAGGAGGCAACCCTGGCCGTCTCGGTCGACGAGGGGGCCGTGCTCGAGGCGGATCGGGAACGGCTCCGCCAGCTACTCGAGAACCTCTTTCGGAACGCCGTGGAACACGCTGATACCGACTCTACGGAATCGGTGACCGTCACGGTCGGCACGCTTCCCGACGGCTTCTACGTCGCGGACGACGGGCCCGGCCTTCCCGACGACGCGGACGACGCCGACGACGAGGTGTTCCGTCGCGGGTACACCACGAGCGACGACGGCACCGGGTTCGGCCTCTACATCGTACAGCGGATCGTCCACGGTCACGACTGGTCCATCTCCCCGACGACGGGCGAGGACGGCGGTGCACGCTTCGAGATCACCGGGGTCGAGATCGATCGAAGCGGGGACGCCCGACCCGGCTCGCCCGAGCAACGCTGA